A genomic window from Streptomyces sp. NBC_01429 includes:
- a CDS encoding thioesterase II family protein, giving the protein MALWVRRYHPAPDSTVRLVCFPHAGGSASFFHPVSATFSPGADVIALQYPGRQDRRLEPCVTDLGTLADLITDQLLALDEKPTVFFGHSMGAVLAFETAWRLEQKGSGTAPRAVLASGRRAPSTRRPESVHQRDDDGIIAELKLLNGTDAGVLADEEILRMALPAIRGDYEAIESYRCDEQRRLNAPITVLTGDADPRTTLDEAAAWERHTEGAFRIQVYPGGHFFLTGNIAAVNAEISSELGKY; this is encoded by the coding sequence ATGGCCCTGTGGGTCCGGCGCTATCACCCTGCCCCCGACAGCACTGTCCGGCTGGTCTGCTTCCCTCATGCCGGCGGGTCGGCCAGCTTCTTCCACCCCGTCTCGGCCACCTTCTCCCCCGGCGCGGACGTGATAGCGCTCCAGTATCCGGGCCGGCAGGACCGGCGGCTGGAGCCGTGCGTCACCGACCTCGGCACCCTGGCCGACCTGATCACCGACCAGCTGCTCGCGCTGGACGAGAAGCCCACGGTGTTCTTCGGACACAGCATGGGGGCCGTCCTGGCCTTCGAGACCGCGTGGCGGCTGGAGCAGAAGGGCTCGGGCACCGCGCCCCGTGCCGTCCTCGCCTCGGGACGCAGGGCGCCTTCGACGCGGCGTCCCGAATCCGTCCACCAGCGGGACGACGACGGCATCATCGCCGAACTGAAGCTCCTCAACGGCACGGACGCCGGAGTACTGGCCGACGAGGAGATCCTCCGGATGGCCCTTCCGGCGATCCGCGGCGATTACGAGGCGATCGAGTCGTACCGCTGCGACGAGCAGCGCCGGCTCAACGCCCCCATCACGGTGCTCACCGGTGACGCCGACCCGCGGACCACGCTGGACGAGGCGGCGGCGTGGGAGCGGCACACCGAGGGCGCCTTCCGGATCCAGGTCTACCCGGGCGGACACTTCTTCCTCACCGGCAACATCGCAGCGGTGAACGCCGAGATCTCATCCGAACTCGGGAAGTACTGA